The following proteins are co-located in the Triticum aestivum cultivar Chinese Spring chromosome 1A, IWGSC CS RefSeq v2.1, whole genome shotgun sequence genome:
- the LOC123062452 gene encoding uncharacterized protein, with product MRTGARLASSLPHRTGCFFRPEERERKEVARYARPAPTLFSSSRTTPPFSSLSPSLSDPLAAETGGRTLHAPAGEEELRCRRRTNCVYCLASPLTYKKVYSHIELNYCYIRLIQTYCIFNGFHCWAKSSDGRYYTLQIHGTLWCYLLLIYRPCGCRSHGCTVHVYAGPNCPSSVYLSEVAGSCKAWPTATTLGAVVLCILHLALVQRQVLGIPQHKQRHISVDATAVDDALKLSSVTGLYA from the exons ATGAGAACAGGCGCGCGATTGGCTTCGTCGCTGCCCCACCGCACTGGTTGTTTCTTTCGTCCAGAagaaagagagaggaaggaggTCGCCAGATACGCCCGCCCCGCTCCAACCCTCTTCTCCTCCTCACGTACGACACCTCctttctcctccctctccccttctctcTCAGACCCACTGGCGGCGGAGACTGGAGGCAGAACACTGCACGCgccggccggcgaggaggagctgcGCTGTCGCCGGCGCACCAACTGCGTCTACTGCCTCGCCTCCCCGTTGACCTACAAGAAG GTATATTCCCACATTGAACTGAATTATTGCTATATTCGGTTGATTCAGACATATTGTATCTTCAATGGCTTTCACTGCTGGGCAAAATCAAGCGATGGAAG GTATTATACTTTACAGATCCATGGTACATTGTGGTGTTATCTGCTACTGATTTACAGGCCTTGTGGTTGTCGTTCCCATGGCTGTACCGTTCACGTTTATGCAGG ACCGAATTGTCCCAGCTCAGTGTATCTCAGCGAAGTAGCGGGTTCATGCAAGGCCTGGCCGACGGCAACGACTTTAGGGGCTGTCGTGCTTTGCATACTTCATCTAG CTTTGGTTCAGAGGCAGGTTTTGGGCATACCGCAGCACAAGCAGAGGCATATCTCAGTCGATGCtactgcagttgatgatgccctgaAGCTTTCTTCAGTAACTG GCTTGTACGCTTGA